In the Pseudoalteromonas ulvae UL12 genome, one interval contains:
- a CDS encoding flavin reductase family protein, whose translation MIIDFSALSANNIYHTLTQTIIPRPIAWVLSKNPQGVLNLAPFSYFTAVSSNPPILMYAVGQKPCGEYKDSATNVEATKELVIHIASCDLADDVTQSAATLPNDQSELDLLDLDVLDFDDFSLGRIKQCKVAYACKLHKVVEMGELPMKLMFVEVTKAYIDDGIIEQDEKGRSKIDALALDPLARLGAAEYADLNEIFTVSRPK comes from the coding sequence ATGATTATTGATTTTTCGGCTCTTTCAGCCAATAACATTTACCATACCCTCACCCAAACGATTATCCCAAGACCCATTGCGTGGGTGTTATCAAAAAATCCACAGGGAGTGCTGAACCTGGCACCGTTTTCCTATTTCACTGCAGTCAGTTCAAACCCGCCGATTTTAATGTATGCGGTTGGGCAAAAGCCATGCGGGGAATACAAAGATTCAGCAACCAATGTCGAAGCAACAAAAGAGCTGGTCATTCACATTGCCAGTTGCGACCTCGCTGATGACGTCACCCAATCGGCGGCGACCTTACCCAACGATCAATCAGAATTAGACTTGCTTGACCTCGATGTGTTGGACTTTGATGATTTTAGCCTTGGCCGAATAAAACAATGTAAAGTCGCGTATGCGTGCAAATTACACAAAGTGGTCGAGATGGGTGAACTACCAATGAAACTGATGTTTGTTGAAGTAACCAAAGCCTATATTGACGATGGCATTATCGAGCAAGATGAAAAAGGTCGCAGCAAAATCGATGCCCTAGCTCTTGACCCCCTTGCACGTCTAGGAGCCGCTGAATATGCCGATTTGAATGAAATATTTACCGTCAGTCGCCCAAAATAA